One window of Ralstonia pickettii DTP0602 genomic DNA carries:
- a CDS encoding arogenate dehydratase (K01713: pheC; cyclohexadienyl dehydratase [EC:4.2.1.51 4.2.1.91]), whose product MKFLIAPVLALLSSVAAAQTVSAVPTNPPTSPSALNRVAQSGTLRVCTPGDYKPFSFQRPDGSFEGLDVDLMGSLATALGARPQFVKTTWANLMPDFVAGKCDIAAGGISVTLERQKLAFFSAPYMVNGKTPIARCENAAKYQSVEAINRPEVRVIANPGGSNERFAKTRLQRAQLTVHRDNLTIFDELIAGRADVFVTEAAEAVAQSRIHPELCAINPEQPLQYAEMAFLLPNGDTVFKGFVDQWLHLARAGGDYQVHAAKWLGK is encoded by the coding sequence ACCCGCCCACCTCACCGTCTGCCCTGAACCGGGTCGCCCAGAGCGGCACCCTGCGCGTATGTACGCCGGGTGACTACAAGCCTTTCAGCTTCCAGCGCCCGGACGGGAGTTTCGAAGGACTGGATGTGGACCTGATGGGCTCGCTCGCGACGGCGCTCGGCGCCAGGCCGCAATTCGTCAAGACTACCTGGGCGAACCTGATGCCCGACTTTGTCGCGGGCAAATGCGATATTGCGGCCGGCGGCATCTCGGTCACGCTGGAGCGCCAGAAGCTCGCCTTCTTCAGCGCGCCCTATATGGTCAACGGCAAGACGCCGATCGCGCGCTGCGAGAATGCGGCGAAGTACCAGAGCGTCGAGGCCATCAACCGGCCGGAGGTGCGCGTCATCGCCAATCCCGGCGGCAGCAACGAGCGCTTTGCCAAGACGCGGCTGCAACGTGCCCAGCTCACCGTCCACCGCGACAACCTCACCATCTTCGACGAACTGATCGCCGGCCGGGCCGATGTCTTTGTCACCGAGGCGGCGGAGGCCGTGGCGCAAAGCCGGATTCATCCGGAGCTTTGCGCCATCAACCCGGAGCAGCCGCTGCAATACGCGGAGATGGCCTTCCTGCTGCCCAACGGGGACACGGTATTCAAGGGCTTTGTCGACCAATGGCTGCACCTGGCCAGGGCAGGCGGTGACTACCAGGTGCATGCGGCCAAGTGGCTCGGCAAATAA